In Leptospira ryugenii, one genomic interval encodes:
- a CDS encoding TolC family protein: MVLFLWLLSPSVLFADSQDALEIGLLEAEGIALSNSVILASLKDRREVFRMIASEKWRNYLPRVSLSYFGLKNANLNQSDSQYNDIRFQLNQLLYDGGETALEIESATLQELLNQEDWKLSRDRLLLEMRKTYAKFLASDTKLFVTKRTKERMERLWFEMKKEREHGFLNELQIIETKTKLRDLELNCLKADSAKKQWEIELKKLMQFPPDTKIRWKESLHKDFFFSPIKSMDNVQLTEKAEYKKARLAVETTRIKKEIAENDWKPKLYLGGYYGENTNGPLPVKNEVYGFQFTLQTKFGSTTNQSSSHYGVQTDGTGIQRIPGFGPQFVGRGDNAFNSSTFQLFDDLSFSRKIYEGKIAHSDAIRNHRMTEANLLAELEKAKQKSKESWEMISMANTRFEWTLELWKSYRKKVELGFLKESELLGAELEVLKALEELTSALSTYMESGAEYAFALGLPLEEIQAFQIKKGEGNSYLKHWLDSDEVAYAPSPK, encoded by the coding sequence ATGGTTCTTTTCTTATGGCTTCTTTCTCCTTCTGTCCTCTTTGCTGATTCCCAAGATGCTTTAGAGATAGGTCTACTCGAGGCAGAAGGCATTGCCTTAAGCAATAGTGTCATCCTCGCTAGTTTAAAAGACCGTCGGGAAGTCTTCCGCATGATCGCTTCCGAAAAATGGAGAAATTACCTTCCCAGAGTTAGTCTTTCCTACTTTGGTCTGAAAAATGCAAACCTTAACCAAAGTGATAGCCAATACAATGATATCAGATTCCAACTCAACCAACTTTTGTATGATGGCGGAGAAACAGCCTTGGAAATTGAATCGGCCACCTTGCAAGAGTTATTGAACCAAGAAGATTGGAAGCTCAGTAGAGATCGTCTCTTATTAGAAATGAGAAAAACCTATGCTAAGTTTTTGGCATCCGATACCAAACTCTTTGTAACAAAACGAACCAAAGAGCGTATGGAACGGCTATGGTTTGAAATGAAGAAAGAACGTGAACACGGTTTTTTGAATGAATTGCAAATCATCGAGACCAAAACCAAATTACGTGACCTAGAACTCAACTGTCTCAAGGCAGATTCCGCAAAGAAACAATGGGAGATAGAGCTCAAAAAACTTATGCAGTTCCCACCTGATACAAAGATCCGTTGGAAAGAAAGTTTACACAAAGATTTTTTTTTCTCTCCCATCAAATCTATGGATAATGTTCAGCTTACAGAAAAGGCAGAATACAAAAAAGCGAGACTTGCTGTGGAAACCACAAGGATCAAGAAAGAGATCGCTGAGAATGATTGGAAACCCAAACTATATTTAGGTGGCTACTATGGAGAAAATACGAACGGACCATTGCCTGTAAAAAACGAAGTGTACGGTTTTCAATTTACCTTGCAAACAAAATTTGGTTCTACGACCAACCAAAGCTCTTCCCATTATGGTGTCCAAACAGATGGTACAGGGATACAACGCATCCCAGGCTTTGGACCTCAATTTGTCGGAAGAGGGGACAACGCATTCAATAGTTCCACATTCCAACTCTTTGACGATCTTTCGTTTAGTAGAAAGATTTATGAAGGCAAGATTGCGCATTCGGACGCCATACGCAACCACAGAATGACAGAGGCAAATCTATTAGCAGAATTGGAAAAAGCAAAACAAAAATCAAAGGAAAGCTGGGAAATGATCTCTATGGCCAACACTCGCTTTGAATGGACATTAGAGCTTTGGAAATCTTACCGCAAAAAAGTAGAACTGGGTTTTTTGAAAGAGAGTGAACTCTTGGGTGCCGAGCTTGAAGTACTTAAGGCATTGGAAGAATTAACCTCTGCACTTTCCACCTATATGGAGTCAGGTGCAGAATATGCCTTTGCCTTAGGACTGCCTCTCGAGGAAATTCAAGCTTTTCAGATAAAAAAAGGAGAAGGCAATTCCTATCTAAAACACTGGTTAGATTCTGATGAGGTTGCCTATGCTCCGAGTCCAAAGTAA
- a CDS encoding TetR/AcrR family transcriptional regulator: MKAKQPLQAKPMDKDLAILRSALALFAEKGYEATTMPEIAKLANVASGTLYLYFKNKEELVNALWKKEKLELKERLWNSLDPNANYESQLKSLYASYLKFAIDAPTSFQFLSLHYHFPYLSKENTKIDQEIEEFLFQFLKEGQKKKWVVDVPPALLLAILDGGVVGIFKAIQKGSLQANAKNFQSAVAQAWDLIRKK, from the coding sequence ATGAAAGCAAAGCAGCCCTTGCAGGCAAAACCAATGGATAAAGACTTAGCGATTTTAAGGTCTGCCCTAGCTCTCTTTGCCGAAAAGGGATACGAAGCGACCACAATGCCCGAGATAGCAAAACTTGCCAACGTAGCAAGTGGCACTTTATATCTTTATTTCAAAAACAAAGAAGAATTGGTTAACGCTCTCTGGAAAAAAGAAAAATTAGAACTCAAAGAAAGGCTTTGGAATTCCTTAGATCCAAACGCTAATTATGAATCACAATTAAAGTCGCTTTATGCCAGTTATTTGAAGTTTGCTATTGATGCCCCTACTTCCTTCCAATTTTTATCTCTCCATTACCACTTCCCTTACCTTTCCAAAGAGAACACAAAAATCGACCAAGAGATCGAGGAGTTTCTCTTCCAATTTTTAAAAGAAGGACAAAAGAAAAAATGGGTGGTAGATGTGCCTCCTGCTCTTCTCCTTGCGATTTTAGATGGTGGGGTGGTTGGGATCTTTAAGGCAATTCAGAAAGGAAGTTTGCAAGCAAATGCAAAAAATTTCCAATCCGCGGTGGCGCAAGCTTGGGATTTGATCCGGAAAAAATAG
- a CDS encoding glycoside hydrolase family 13 protein, translated as MKSPWWKKTSIYQIYPWSFCDSNGDGIGDLQGIISHLDDLQELGVETIWFSPFYLSPGRDYGYDISDYLSIDPRFGTKADFDRLVKEIHKRKMKIVLDMVMNHTSDEHLWFQTSKSSRKNPKRDFYIWKEGQGKRPPNNWKSMVGGSGWQYDAHTNEYYYTNFLPFQPDLNYRNPEVKKQMFAVLDHWLKQKVDGFRLDIFNSIFKDELYRDNPKSARFFPSPDNHDEAFFQKKTFNLNLPESFQFAKEVRKRLSRYAHEPFLIGEVSGSDTVLKSFLGERSDGLHLVFQFELIHFQWKASFFRNILQKNEQVFPSPYMPVYVYGNHDQRRYIDRIQGNPEKAKVLSTLQFFARGIPVIYYGEEIARKEGRISNWSGQDPIAKRNSFVPLWLSNLLGIYINRDNCRLPMLWDNSKNAGFSKGTPWLPLGTFRPEDTVEVQKNTKGSLWQHYQILFRLRKLNRVFTEGSLSIEQERHPNVLVFERKLGKERVFVLLSFSDSPIEEKWKVSAEVLHSFGAVEKSNDSVRILGIGGIVWKHREIVSKPKPKFS; from the coding sequence ATGAAAAGCCCTTGGTGGAAAAAGACAAGTATTTACCAGATCTATCCATGGTCCTTTTGTGATTCTAACGGAGATGGAATTGGAGATCTGCAGGGTATCATTTCTCATTTAGATGACCTACAAGAATTGGGCGTGGAAACCATTTGGTTTTCTCCTTTTTACCTTAGCCCTGGTAGAGACTATGGCTATGATATATCTGATTATCTTTCAATAGATCCAAGGTTTGGGACCAAGGCTGATTTTGATCGTTTGGTCAAAGAGATACACAAACGGAAAATGAAAATTGTTTTGGATATGGTGATGAACCATACTTCGGATGAACACCTATGGTTCCAAACATCTAAGTCCTCACGTAAAAATCCGAAACGGGATTTTTACATTTGGAAAGAGGGCCAGGGCAAAAGACCTCCGAATAATTGGAAGTCAATGGTAGGTGGCTCTGGTTGGCAATATGATGCCCATACGAATGAATACTACTACACAAACTTTTTACCATTTCAGCCAGATTTAAATTATAGAAACCCTGAAGTCAAAAAACAGATGTTTGCTGTTTTGGACCATTGGCTGAAACAAAAAGTTGACGGTTTTCGTTTGGATATCTTTAACTCAATATTTAAGGACGAATTGTACAGAGATAACCCCAAGTCAGCCAGATTTTTTCCTAGTCCAGACAACCATGATGAGGCTTTTTTCCAAAAAAAAACTTTCAATCTAAACTTACCTGAATCCTTTCAATTTGCCAAGGAGGTTCGAAAGAGACTTTCTAGATACGCTCATGAGCCTTTTTTAATCGGTGAAGTAAGTGGAAGTGATACTGTTTTAAAATCTTTTTTAGGAGAGCGCTCGGATGGCCTACATCTAGTGTTCCAATTTGAATTGATTCACTTCCAATGGAAGGCATCCTTCTTTAGAAACATCTTACAAAAGAATGAACAAGTTTTCCCTTCACCCTATATGCCTGTTTATGTTTACGGAAACCATGACCAGAGGAGGTATATCGATAGGATCCAAGGAAATCCAGAGAAGGCAAAGGTCCTCTCTACATTACAGTTTTTTGCTCGTGGGATTCCTGTTATTTATTATGGCGAAGAGATAGCAAGAAAGGAAGGACGGATTTCCAATTGGTCAGGACAAGATCCCATCGCCAAACGGAACTCATTTGTTCCACTCTGGCTTTCAAATCTACTCGGGATTTACATCAACCGAGATAATTGCCGTTTGCCGATGCTCTGGGACAATAGTAAAAATGCCGGTTTCTCCAAGGGTACACCTTGGTTACCTCTTGGTACATTTCGTCCAGAAGATACGGTAGAAGTCCAAAAAAATACAAAAGGTTCCCTTTGGCAGCATTACCAAATTCTCTTTCGTTTGCGCAAGTTGAACCGAGTATTTACGGAAGGTAGTCTTTCCATAGAACAGGAAAGACATCCCAATGTGCTTGTCTTCGAAAGGAAGTTGGGAAAGGAAAGGGTTTTTGTATTGCTGTCCTTTTCCGATTCGCCTATTGAGGAGAAATGGAAAGTTTCAGCAGAAGTTCTCCATTCATTTGGTGCTGTGGAAAAGTCTAACGATTCAGTTCGCATCCTTGGGATAGGTGGAATCGTTTGGAAACATAGGGAGATTGTTTCCAAACCTAAACCCAAATTTTCCTAA
- a CDS encoding START domain-containing protein → MRQMIVIFISLVTISPLLAWEKALEKGGVTIYTREVAGSSLKEFKAETIVDASPASILAILQNADTMVQWWPDCIESKVLKRPSQKDWYVYFVTKVPFPLQNRDTINRFEAKEDKEGNINILVQAVPNEIPEKAGLVRIPELKGSWSLQKSGNQTKVIYQLHANPAGNIPAFVANSSVTDSPYKALVKLRELAAPGK, encoded by the coding sequence ATGAGACAGATGATTGTTATTTTTATTTCATTGGTAACCATTTCACCTCTGTTAGCATGGGAGAAAGCCTTAGAAAAAGGTGGGGTGACTATCTATACGAGAGAGGTTGCGGGCAGCTCCTTAAAAGAATTTAAAGCAGAGACTATCGTTGATGCAAGCCCGGCAAGTATTCTGGCCATTTTACAAAATGCTGATACAATGGTGCAATGGTGGCCAGACTGCATTGAGTCAAAGGTACTCAAACGACCAAGCCAAAAGGATTGGTATGTGTACTTCGTCACCAAGGTTCCTTTCCCACTGCAAAATCGGGATACCATCAATCGATTTGAGGCCAAAGAAGACAAAGAGGGAAATATCAATATCCTTGTACAAGCTGTTCCCAATGAAATCCCAGAAAAAGCTGGGCTCGTTAGAATTCCGGAATTGAAAGGATCTTGGTCTCTTCAAAAATCAGGAAACCAAACAAAGGTAATCTACCAACTCCACGCTAACCCTGCAGGAAATATTCCCGCATTTGTTGCCAATAGTTCGGTAACAGATTCACCTTACAAGGCTTTGGTGAAGTTAAGGGAATTGGCTGCCCCAGGGAAATGA
- a CDS encoding HAD family hydrolase: MRNIFIFDMDGVILDSEKIYLDMNQKWFHELGFHLPIQIHQNYIGISASIFWNFLKSEFKLKEDVQHYIELEKELKFKTLSRLDLKPTDYLVDFLNFLKVKNCKIALASSSLRKNINLILSKLDVTGYFDFIISGEEVAFGKPNPDIFLKVSEFFNCSTSNCIVMEDSTNGIKAAKAANMFCVGYYNPNSGNQDLSQADLIINNFRDKRIFELIHV, from the coding sequence ATGAGGAATATTTTTATTTTCGATATGGACGGAGTAATTTTAGACAGCGAAAAAATTTACCTCGATATGAACCAAAAATGGTTCCATGAACTTGGATTTCATTTGCCTATTCAAATTCATCAAAACTATATCGGTATCTCCGCCAGTATTTTCTGGAATTTTCTTAAATCTGAATTCAAGTTAAAGGAAGATGTTCAGCATTATATTGAATTAGAGAAAGAGTTAAAGTTTAAGACACTTTCAAGGCTGGATTTAAAACCCACTGATTATTTAGTAGATTTTTTAAATTTCCTTAAAGTGAAAAATTGCAAAATTGCTCTAGCATCATCTTCTTTACGAAAAAATATAAATCTAATCCTCAGCAAACTCGATGTTACTGGATACTTTGACTTTATTATCAGTGGAGAGGAAGTTGCATTCGGAAAGCCAAATCCCGATATATTCCTAAAAGTTTCTGAATTCTTCAATTGCAGTACTAGCAATTGTATCGTAATGGAAGATAGCACCAATGGAATTAAAGCCGCAAAGGCTGCCAATATGTTTTGTGTAGGCTATTATAATCCTAATTCTGGAAATCAAGATCTATCTCAAGCCGATTTAATTATCAATAATTTTAGAGATAAACGAATTTTTGAACTGATTCATGTATAG
- the ilvB gene encoding biosynthetic-type acetolactate synthase large subunit, protein MPNKQTTVADYLIQFLEAKGIQYIPGVPGGTILPIYHSLANSRIQHVLARHEQGAGFIAQGIARSSQKTGVFFVSSGPGVANAITAVADAQRDSVPLLVVSGQVPTQLLGTDAFQELHTIEIVKSITKQAHLVLDAHSFPKILEDAFQATMDGKQGPVWIDIPKDIQMSALDFGPINEKKRHSHYFLTDSPNNSIEVAIQKTISLLNNCERPLLYFGGGARGVNTFPLIRDLSQKFQIPSVSTLMGLGIFGKKDPLYLGMMGMHGSTFANDALTHCDLLIALGVRFDDRATGNIDTFCPKAKVIHIDIDAREIGKNKKVDVSWKGDLSIFLECLLQNSINPKDISWIDHLLEEKAHSIQDAPLPSLFQQIYDCLNGEHFVLTDVGQHQMWVAQHFPFATPNSWITSGGQGTMGFGLPSSIGVALKNPSATVLCFTGDGSIMMNLQELACLKEWNLNVKLILMNNRHLGLVRQQQELFYENIRSGSEFNFQPNFCQLATSFGLEYVHCQLGEEYPFLSDWFARKGPSLWEIEIPTEEGVFPFVPAGKSNQEYILSVPRKS, encoded by the coding sequence ATGCCCAACAAACAAACCACAGTTGCCGATTACTTAATCCAGTTTTTGGAGGCCAAAGGCATCCAATACATTCCAGGAGTTCCCGGTGGGACCATCCTTCCTATCTACCATTCCCTAGCTAATTCTAGAATCCAGCATGTCCTCGCACGTCATGAACAAGGGGCAGGTTTTATAGCGCAAGGTATCGCAAGGTCTTCCCAAAAGACAGGGGTCTTTTTTGTTTCTTCGGGCCCTGGCGTTGCCAATGCCATCACTGCCGTTGCGGATGCACAGAGAGATTCCGTACCGTTGTTAGTCGTCTCTGGCCAGGTCCCAACCCAACTCTTAGGAACCGATGCTTTCCAGGAATTACACACGATAGAGATAGTAAAGTCCATCACCAAACAAGCGCATTTGGTTTTGGATGCGCATTCGTTTCCAAAGATATTAGAAGATGCCTTCCAAGCAACGATGGACGGAAAACAAGGACCCGTATGGATTGACATACCAAAAGACATTCAAATGTCTGCCTTGGATTTTGGACCCATAAACGAGAAAAAGAGACATTCCCATTATTTTCTTACAGACTCGCCTAACAATAGCATAGAGGTAGCGATCCAAAAAACGATATCCCTTTTGAACAATTGTGAACGACCCCTTCTCTATTTCGGTGGCGGTGCCAGAGGAGTGAACACTTTTCCACTCATAAGAGATCTTTCCCAAAAATTTCAAATCCCTTCTGTGTCCACTTTGATGGGGCTTGGAATATTTGGAAAAAAAGATCCTTTGTATTTGGGAATGATGGGCATGCACGGAAGTACCTTTGCAAATGATGCGCTAACTCACTGTGACCTTCTCATTGCCCTTGGTGTACGATTTGATGACCGGGCCACGGGAAATATAGATACATTTTGTCCGAAGGCGAAGGTAATCCATATTGATATCGACGCAAGAGAGATTGGAAAGAATAAAAAAGTCGATGTTTCTTGGAAAGGAGATCTAAGCATTTTTTTGGAGTGTTTACTCCAAAACTCCATCAATCCCAAGGATATTTCCTGGATAGACCATCTCTTAGAAGAGAAAGCTCATTCTATCCAGGATGCGCCTCTCCCCTCTTTATTCCAACAGATCTACGATTGTCTTAATGGAGAACACTTTGTCCTTACAGATGTAGGCCAGCACCAAATGTGGGTAGCCCAACACTTCCCTTTTGCCACACCCAATTCCTGGATTACCTCTGGGGGACAGGGGACAATGGGTTTCGGACTACCCTCTTCGATCGGCGTTGCCCTCAAAAATCCTAGTGCAACTGTCCTTTGTTTTACGGGGGATGGTTCTATTATGATGAACTTACAAGAGCTCGCCTGCTTAAAAGAATGGAATTTAAATGTGAAGTTGATCTTAATGAACAATCGACATTTGGGCTTAGTTCGTCAGCAGCAAGAGTTATTCTATGAGAACATCCGCTCTGGTTCAGAATTCAATTTCCAACCTAATTTTTGTCAGCTGGCCACTAGTTTTGGTCTGGAATACGTACATTGCCAATTGGGAGAGGAGTATCCATTTTTATCTGATTGGTTTGCACGAAAAGGACCTTCACTCTGGGAAATCGAAATTCCTACCGAGGAAGGAGTATTTCCCTTTGTCCCCGCTGGCAAATCCAACCAAGAGTACATCCTTTCCGTCCCCAGAAAATCATAG
- a CDS encoding DUF6713 family protein — protein METIYFATAISFLFIHELDAIQAKEWKLFIVLRDLQERQAYSIWLALHFPLFLLPFLVVTESFGRDTTIFVRIGIDLFLAFHLFLHIYFRKHRDYHFHSIQSNLYIVFTALFASLDLLVLSKS, from the coding sequence ATGGAAACAATCTATTTCGCAACCGCGATCTCTTTTCTCTTTATCCATGAATTGGATGCAATCCAAGCCAAGGAATGGAAGCTATTCATTGTTTTACGAGACTTACAAGAAAGACAGGCCTATTCCATTTGGTTGGCATTGCACTTTCCTTTGTTTTTGCTTCCCTTTCTTGTTGTTACCGAATCCTTTGGCCGAGACACCACAATCTTTGTGCGCATAGGCATTGACCTCTTTCTTGCTTTCCATTTGTTTTTGCATATCTACTTTCGAAAGCATAGAGACTACCACTTCCATTCGATCCAATCCAATTTGTATATAGTCTTTACCGCTCTGTTTGCGTCCCTGGATCTGTTGGTCTTGTCGAAATCCTAG
- a CDS encoding SDR family NAD(P)-dependent oxidoreductase, whose translation MDWKTKYGSYALITGASGGLGAEFAKQLAQKGMNLILVARRKDKLQTVADSLAKNYKVQVQIIEADLTTAGTPERIQKEIQQKGWDVGLLVNNAGFGTYGYFDELPLDTEINMVDLNIRVPLALTGLFLPKMVKQKKGGIIFLGSVGSYQPTPFFANYSATKAWNLLFAEALYGEVKHKGVDVICLTPGYTKTEFQAVAGNKEQKPLAGWSEPSDVVARCLKYLGKKPSTIPGFMNWFLAWSIRFTPRKMAISTAYQLLKPKG comes from the coding sequence ATGGATTGGAAAACAAAGTACGGTTCCTATGCACTCATCACCGGTGCTTCTGGAGGATTGGGGGCAGAATTTGCAAAACAATTGGCCCAAAAAGGGATGAATTTGATTCTTGTGGCTAGGCGTAAGGACAAACTGCAAACGGTTGCCGATAGTTTGGCAAAGAACTATAAAGTGCAGGTTCAGATCATCGAAGCTGATTTAACAACGGCTGGTACCCCCGAAAGGATACAAAAAGAGATTCAACAAAAGGGATGGGATGTTGGCCTCCTAGTCAACAATGCAGGTTTTGGAACCTACGGTTACTTTGATGAGTTGCCTCTTGATACTGAGATCAATATGGTCGATCTAAACATCCGCGTTCCCTTAGCTCTTACGGGGCTTTTCCTTCCAAAGATGGTGAAACAAAAGAAAGGTGGCATTATTTTTTTAGGGAGCGTTGGCTCTTACCAACCAACTCCATTCTTTGCCAATTATAGTGCGACAAAGGCTTGGAATTTACTTTTCGCAGAAGCCTTGTATGGTGAAGTAAAACACAAAGGTGTAGATGTCATTTGCCTTACTCCTGGTTACACAAAAACAGAATTCCAAGCAGTTGCAGGGAACAAAGAACAAAAACCACTCGCGGGTTGGTCTGAACCTTCTGATGTGGTGGCTCGTTGTTTGAAGTACTTAGGAAAAAAGCCATCCACCATTCCTGGATTCATGAATTGGTTCTTAGCTTGGTCGATTCGGTTTACTCCAAGAAAGATGGCCATTTCAACGGCATACCAATTATTAAAGCCCAAAGGATAA
- a CDS encoding Crp/Fnr family transcriptional regulator — translation MNRERLERLLPGYGEPRTLRPKTKLIFPGHTEKQFFFILSGHLQQYYSIKTKKHVFRFIGPNDFCESITLLRGEPNTIETIETVTEVHLLQYDYTRVKEQMETNLELSNVFRKLFEDFLFYQERRIQKFLSLSPKERYLDFVREEHYAFGTFPDSAIASYLGMTKETLSRFRNRKS, via the coding sequence ATGAACCGAGAACGATTAGAACGCCTTCTCCCTGGGTATGGAGAGCCAAGGACTCTCCGACCAAAAACAAAACTCATTTTCCCCGGCCACACAGAAAAACAGTTTTTTTTCATCCTGAGTGGACACCTCCAACAATACTATTCCATCAAAACAAAGAAACATGTGTTTCGGTTCATTGGACCAAATGATTTTTGTGAATCCATTACACTTCTACGGGGTGAGCCCAATACCATTGAAACCATCGAAACAGTAACGGAAGTACATCTATTGCAATATGACTATACTAGGGTAAAGGAACAAATGGAAACCAATCTGGAGCTTTCCAATGTATTTCGAAAGCTCTTTGAAGACTTTTTGTTTTACCAAGAAAGGAGAATCCAAAAATTTCTCTCCCTTTCGCCAAAGGAAAGATACTTAGATTTTGTGAGAGAAGAACATTACGCCTTCGGGACATTCCCAGACAGTGCCATTGCTTCTTATTTGGGGATGACCAAAGAAACTTTGAGCCGATTCCGAAATCGAAAAAGTTGA